The genomic DNA CTTAATCCCCCCCTAAGCGGCTTGTGCTCATCCTTCCTGCCCCCACAGGAGGCCCCGCAATGGCGGGGGGAGTGGCCTAAAAAGCGGTGCAGGGGGGCAAGCAAAAGCGTTTGGGCTCGTCCGGGATTTGAACCCGGGACCTCTCGCACCCTAAGCGAGAATCATACCCCTAGACCAACGAGCCACCCGCCgcgctcactcccccccccaCTACTCACGCGTGGGTGGCGGCCAGCGCCGGTGGCCGGGGGGCTGCGATGGGGCGAGGGCACGGGGGGCAGCACTGGCTGGGCAGCCCACCGAATGAGCACAGCCCCACAACCATGCACCCCGCAGCCATGCATCCCCCCAACAATGCACCCCCAGCAGCGCACACCCCCACCATGCACGCACCCCACACAATGCACCCCCCAATGAACCCTCCACCCATGCAACCCCCTCCAAAAGTGCACACACCCTCCGCAATGTGCCCCCCTCAAAAGTGCACCCCCCAACAATGCACCCCCAGAAGTGCACTCCCCAACCATGCACCCCTCTGCAATGCACCCCCTAAAAGTGCACACACCCCAACAATGCACCCCCAGAAGTGCACTCCCCAACAATGCACCCCTCAGCAGTGCACACCCCCACAATGGACTCCAAAAGTGtagcacccccagccctgcacgcCTCTGCAGACCCCTCATCGGTGcacccccagcactgcaccCCCAAAGCACTGCCCTTCCCCTGAGATGCCCCCCTGGGGGACCCCAAACCTCCCCCCTGCACCAACCCAGGCCACACTGGGCTGGGACATCTCAGTGTCAACAGGACAAAGCTTGTGGTCCCCTCTGCatccctggggaccccccaaCCCCAAGGTGGGCCGGGGAGGGGCCCTTATGTCCCCCCCAATCCCCCAGGAGCCCTGGCAATCGGCTCGGCCCAGCTTAGGGAGGCTAATTAGGGTCTCAGCCCAGATTAGCCCCCCTAATCCCCAAGTTTGCCCAAGGATGAAGCCTTGATCCCTCCCTCAGCTCTTAAGTGGCTTGGGGCTGGGCAGGGTATATCAGaagggggagggcaggggacCACCATgtccccccacacccccccgccAGCCTCATCACCATGTCGGGTGACAGGAGTTTTATCTCTTCAAGAATGCGTCCTCAGTGGGACCTTGGGATGGTCCCCAATATCACATTGCCCCGCTGTGGGCATTCTACCTGCAGACCGCCTTCATGGGCTTTGTCTTTTTGGTGGGCACCCCTCTCAACGCCATTGTCCTGGTGGTCACCGTCAAGTACAAGAAGCTGAGGCAACCTCTCAACTACATCTTGGTGAACATCTCCTTCAGCGGCTTCATCTCCTGCATCTTCAGTGTCTTCACTGTCTTTGTCTCCAGCTCCCAGGGTTATTTTGTATTTGGCAAACACATGTGTTCCTTGGAGGGCTTTGTGGGGGCCATCGGAGGTAGGTGGGGGATGCCACTGCAGTCTGGTGGGGCTGGAGGTAGGGCTGACCAGTCCTGGTAGGGCTGCAGGAGTTGGGGTGACCGCCATGgtctggtggggctgggggagttGGGGTGATCACCGTGGTCTGGTGGGGTTATGTGTGGGGATGACCACCATGGtttgctggggctgtgggagctggggtgATCACCATGGTCTGGTGGgtctggaggagctggggtgACCACTATGGTCTGGTCGGGCTGTGAGAGTTGGTGTGACCACCATGGTCTGCTGAGGTTGAAGGCACGGGGAGCATGGGGGCTGCGCACACTACGTGCTAGGGTGGGAGGATGGCaatgggctggggggggacgACAGGTGGGAttgagggagggagggaaggagggaggaaggagagatgaCTGAAGGGAGGGTGGGAAAGGGGGATGGAGAGCAGGAGAGACGGAGGGATGGGTGGGGGGATGGCAGGATGGAGAGATGGGGTGGAGGGTGGGCACgatgaagggaaggagagagagggatggaggattggctggagggatggagggatggagagaTGGAGGGATGGCaagatggagggatggaggggtggagggatggagggaggaagaagagatggccaaagggagggtgggagggagggaaagaggggtGGAGGGTCATCAGGATGGAGGATTGGCTGGAGGGACGTAGGGAAGGAGGGGTGGAAGTAGGAAGGGCTGCTTGTACAGAAGgccaggcaggggggcaggcagggggacaGGAGGCCTGGCCAGGGCCCCTGACCCCCTCCTTCGGGCACAGgtggctgcacagcagcaggagtcGGCCACAACGCAGAAGGCAGAGCGGGAGGTGTCCCgcatggtggtggtgatggtgggctccttctgcctctgctacGTGCCCTACGCGGCCCTGGCCATGTACATGGTGAACAACCGGAACCACGGCCTTGACCTGCGCCTGGTCACCATCCCTGCCTTCTTCTCCAAGAGCGCCTGCGTCTACAACCCCATCATCTACTGCTTCATGAACAAACAGGTGCCCCGGGGACACCTCAGGGCATGGGGGCACCAGGGCCATCCAGGGACATGTGGGGGCTGGGGACATCCAGGGGTGCTCAAGGACATCGGGGGACCAAAGATGTTCAGGGACACATGGGGACCAGGGTCATTCAGGGATGCACAGGGACAAGGCATGGCCATGGACCAGGGACTGGGCACCAAAGATGCTAGTGGGCTGGGGACATCCAGAGATGAGGGACACCTGGGGATGAGGACACACAGGGACTGAGGACACCTAGGAGCACCCAGACACACAGGGGTGCCCAAGAACACCCAGACACTGGGGACATCTCAGGGTGCCCAAGGACATTTGGGAACCAGGGACACATGGGGACCAGGGTCATCCAGGGATGCCCAGGGTCTAGGGACGATGATGGAGCAGGGACCAGGGACACCTGGTGCCAACGAACTGGGGaccccccagggatggggcacaaTGGGGTATGAGGGACACCCAGGGACTGGGATGGACACCTGAGGACACTTGGCCATGCTCAGGGCCATCTCCAGGGCTGTGGGTACCATATCCGTGGGGACAGGAGACGGGGTCAGGGATGGGAAGACAgtcctggggatggggacaggggacatgTGGGActccccaggctgagctggCTGCGTTCCCGTCACCACAGTTCCGCGCCTGCATCATGGAGACGGTCTGTGGGAAGCCCATGACAGATGAGTCTGACATCTCCAGCTCGGCCCAGAGGACGGAGGTCTCGTCCGTCTCCTCCAGCCAGGTCAGCCCCAGCTGAAGAGCCGCCAGCACCTGCCCCAGGCCCCTGGCTGTCCTCGCTatggggctggagctgccccagGGTTCCAGGGCCACCCCCTCAGCCAGCCTAGAATGTAGGTGCCGAGTGGGACAATAAACCACCGCCACAGTCTGAAGACAATGCCGAGCCAGTCTACGTGTCGGTGGGGACGGATGGCTCAGCCCCACGGCACTGCAATCCCACAGCGATGCCACTGCAGGACCCCGCTCCTTGTCCTGCCCAGGACACACAAGcagtggtggggcaggggggtggaatGCTGCCCCTCCCCTCAcccatggggctggggtggtGCTGAACCCTCCATCCGTGGGGCTGAACTCCCATTCATGGGGCTagtgtggggctgagcccccccatCCGTGGGGCTGGCTCCCATCCATAGGGTCAgggtggtgctgggctcccaTCCACAGGGTCAgggtggtgctgggctcccaTCCGTGGGGCTGAGGccccacactgcagcagtggggcagcagggacaggagggCAGGACTCAACCAGAACCCacgcacccccagccccccgagGGCACAGGGTGCCGGGATTGGGGTGCAACTTGTGGGGCAGGGAGCGGGCCTGGCCGAGCCCCCTGGGACATGCCCATGGGGAGAGGGGAGCCGTGGTCTGGGgttgccctgtgctgggggagggatGCCGGGGGGGCCGCCAGGGCTGCGTCAGCCCTTCCCGGGAAACGTAAACACTTCCAAATTAAGTTATCCCCGTCCCGAGCGATCTGGGGGCTGATCCAGGCAGCGCCGTGCCACCGAGCAgggccacccccaccccccatcatATTTCTGGGGGTAAAACTGGAGCAATTCTGTTGCGAGGGCCGGGTGCCGCACAGCAAAGCCCCCAAACTGCCTTATGGGGTGAATGTAAACAGGTTTATTGAGCCACAGAATCCTCCGGCACGGCCGCCAAGCGCCGTTTACACCAGattgataaaaatgaaatcatcCCGAGAGGAGAAATACTGGAGGAATAAACACGGTggggcggggagagggggggaacGCGGGGCGAACCCTGCGCCGGGAACCAAAATTAGTGTCTGAAGTTGTTAACGCCAAGGAGCCACGAGCTCCGAGTCCTTCTGGGTGGAGAAAGCAGAGCGTGCCGAAGCTGCCGAGGGCTTTGGTGTtggggggaaggagctggggacGTCGGTGACTCTTCCCCAGTGCTCCCCTTCGGCGCAGTCTGCGAGCGCCAAAGGCGCATTCACTGCACGGGTCTGGCATGGGATTATCCAATTACCCATTGAGTTATATCAAAAGCATTACTTTATGAGAGGTACATGAAATACGAGGAGTATATATACGTTATAGTCCGCGCTTTTAACCCTTGGAGACCGATTTTAGGGAGAAGCCGGGGTGTTTTTCCCACCTCGGTGCGCGTGGCTGGCACCAACCTCTGCCTGATGCCGCCAGAGCAGGATCCACGTTGCTGCGGGTTGGCCGAGCGTGCAGGGACGAGGTGAGCGGGCTGTGAGAGGGAATCGAGAGGTCCCTGGGCGAAGCAGCGAATGCACGgttaaaaagaccaaaaaaaactaaaaaaatataattattagtAATAAATCCAGAAAGAACAATGACATGCTACGGGTGCGACGGGAGCACAGCGAGCATCCCCCCGTGCCCAGCCAGGCGCTGGCCTCGCCATTCCTCCTTCGTGGCATTTTTGGGGTGATAAAAGGCACTTTGAGCGAggccccagggctgcagaagCGTGAAAGCAGTTTTGACAGAGAGGGAAACTATATCGGCTCGCGTTGCCATCAGTTTCACTGCACCGGTGTGGCTCTGGTGAATTAACAGGGTCGTTAATTGGGCTGGCGGAGGGAGCACCCGCGCCCGTTTCTGGATAAGGAGCACTGCAGCGCTCGCCTGACCGGGAGGCGACGCGGCAGGAGGACGGGCCAGGCTTTGCTGCCGTTTTAGGGGGTTTTTGCAAGTCCAGCTCTTCCCGGAGAGCCGGGAGAAGCACGGCAGCTCGCAGGCAAGGGCTGCCTGCAAATCCTGCCAGAGGCGCGGAGCTGAGAGCACAGCTCCCCACGGGACAGATGAACCGTGTTTGGATTTGCAAAGCCCGGTCTAAAACAAGCATGACTCacctctggttttatttttccttttggccCTATTGTTCTCTGGCTTGTTCTAgggtggtgggggttttttgttggttttttttttaaaaaaatttaattttaaaagagcagagctgagcacatACCAACAAATCAAGGGGGAGAGAGTGAGGCAGGGCAAGGGGGGAACCGTTGCCGTTGCTCTACCCTTGTCAGGATACGTGTTTCTTCACTTCATGTGgaaccaaaacaaatacaaaaataaaccagaacTCGTTAAGAccataaaatgtgaaaatgtgaaaatctgaaaaaaaactccaaccaaaacaacccacaaagTGTTGTAATAAAAGAGTTGGTTTTCAGACCAGCGAGTCCCCATCCCtttgggaagaaggaagaggagggggaaaaaaaaggacgGGAAgagatattttgttttgtttcacctCATCGCCTGAAATAACAGTCTCAGTAGCGAAAAATGTTTCTTACGATAATCCcagaaactaaaaaataaattatttaagaaacagctttctCTGTACAGCTCTTAAAATTCATCGTGTCGCACCAAGGCCTCCCCGAAGTCTGTGGCCTGACTCCCCACAAACAAGTCATACTTCTCCACGATCTCCTCTTTGGTCAGCTTGCCGTCCTGCGAGAGAGCAGAGACAGAAATTCCGATTATTTACCCCACGGCGGCTCcgttcctctcctccccagctccagcaaagCCCACTTGACCCTCCAAGGGATGAAGTGCGCTGCCCCAGGAGGAGCCAAACCACTGTAGGAAGCGCGCGCTCAGGCAACTCTTAATTAGACAGCTTAATGAAGGCACGTGCCGAGCCGTTTCAAAGGGCGTCTGCATTATCCTTGGGGAAAGGAAATTCTCTGAGCTGTCAAGTCAGAGGCTGTgggcccagctccagcagggaaTCGGGCAGGGGGAATATTCTCGGCAGGTTCCCACCTTGTTCTGGTCGGATTCGTAGACGAGGTGCCGTGCTTCTGCCTCAGCGTGGTCATAATCCGAAGGGAGGATCCAATCTTTGGTTTCCTCCTTGTCCATCCTGCCATCGCAGTTCTTGTCTCTGAACTCCACAAACTGTTCCCTCTCTGTCTTCACCCACTCGGGCTCATCAGCGTCCCCATCGTGGCTGTACATGTCACCTGGAAGGCACGGCACCCGGCTGCACACCCCCTCTGCCAGATCCCGTGCTGGTGGGACACACGTGCACgcctcccccatcccacaggaGCATGGATTGCACCCGGTTAGACCCCAGGATTGGCGTGTGGGCTGCTGCTTCCAAGAGCATAACGACGAGACCCCCCTGTCCTCCTCTCAAGAGCTTGCCCTTTCCATCTTTGAGGACAGCTTTTACGCTTATTTCCCTAAATTCCCACCCAAAATCTGACAGTGCTGCTTCAAATCAGTTTGGAGAAGCAGGCAGCATTTCTCCTGACATACTTTGGAGCCAGACGTGCTTCTCGCCGCCCCTCTCCCCCGCTGAAGCTTGCCATTTCAGATAAGGGGTGTTAAAAAGGGCAGCTGTTAGGTGTCCCACCGCTGCcaagggaggaggcagggccaggcagcccccgcCGCGTTCAAGCGCGGACAATCCTGGAATGGGAGCAGATGCTCCCTTGCCTCGGAGGGCCTGGAAGCTGCTTGTCCCACCCTGAGCACCCAGGGCCTGTCACCGGTGAGGGATTTAACCCAGAAATCCCACAGCGAGGACGGAGGAGCAGGGCAGGTCTAAAGTTAGGAAGTTAAGAGAGATAATGAAATTccaggaggaggagcagggatgaGAAAGCAcatgccagcagctgctcctgccagacAGGGCAAGGAGGGGACACAAAGGGGACACGGCGTGAGGCACTCGTGTCTCACCTATGTACTCCTCCAAGTCAATGAAGCCGTCCCCGTTCTTGTCGATGTCCTCCATGGtttcctgcaggcaggagaggatgGTTAGCTGGGCTCGGAGCAATTCTCCCCCACAGCAACCCCTTCACTGGGACTGATCCAGCCCCAGCAAGCATGAGGGTGCCATCTACAcgttcaaaaaaaaccccaaaagccgGTTTGTGTGCTCCACACAGACAGGCCAATCCTCTCTGCCTCTGGCCATCCCTGACCCACATCTGCTTGATCTGCTCGAGGCCACCCCACTGCAGGACTGCTACTGGTGAACAGCCTGATTTCCAGCCCTCTCCACCTCCTTCTTTGCCATAAACACCACTGTCTCATGCAAGATCACCAGCTGCAGCGGACCCACCTGCACAACTATATCTTTCATGTAATCGTACTCTTCGGGGTGCAGAAAGGCGGTGAACTCTTCCTTGGTGGCAGTCAAGTCTCCATCCTTGTCAGCCATCTTGAAGCGCCGTTCATCTCGCACCATCATTTGCTTATAATTAAACCCGTCGTCGGGGTCCGGGTCAtctgggcagaaaaaaagaggcagcgCCCCGGGTCAGCTCGGGCCGGGGGGGAGATGCCCCATGGTCACCACCAACCCAGCCCAACCTCAACCTCTTCAACCCAACCTCAACCTCCCAACACTTCACCACAGCAGCCTGAATTTTAGGTATGTGGCCATCGTGCCTCTCCCGCACCGATTCtgccaggaggaagaggaggagctgCCAGTGGCCGTGGGATATCACTGTTCCCAGAGAAGATGCCCCCAGGAGTCAGGGATCAGGGGTTTTTTGGCTGGCGCGGGCCCGAAGGCTCAGCCCAAGCTATTTCTGGAGGAGAATGTGTAAGGGGATATTGGTCCCCGCTGCCGGGGCGGCTTCAAAGCCAGCAAAACATCACGCAGTGCCCGCCGCAGTGGGAATATCCGGGCACATATGGCCACTAGATACAGCTATGCCAACAGCTATAGATAAGCTTTGGGATACCAAAGTCAGCTTTGTTTGTCAGCCTATAGAAAAATATCAATAGAGGAGGACGTAGCTGAATCCTTGTGGGGTCAAGTTAAGCAAGAGCCAGGCCTGGTCTAAAAAAAGGCTCCCTCCCCTCTCTGTTTACATCCAGGACAAAAGTCAGCGGATTAAGCAGCTTTTTGCGCCGTCGCGCAGGACACGCCCCCTCCTTTAGCCCCGCCTACCATCGCCCGGGCAGCTGCGCTGTCGCCCCGCCCAAGCCGTGCCTTCGAGCTCCGCCCCTGCCCCgctggccccgccccgccccatggccccgccccgccgctctGGCCCCACCCCCGCGCTTGGTGCGGCCGCGCGTCGCGCATGCGCAGCACGCCGTGCAGTGAGGGAGCGTGGGGCCCCGGCATAGCGCCCCCGGAGCTCCTGGTGCCGGTGTCCTGCTCTGGACCCACTCCCCGCCCAGGACTCCCCCTCCGGGCCCCAGTATCCTGCCCTAGACCCCCCCGGGGCCCCAGTATCCTGCCCCAGACTCCTTCAGGATTCCCCTGGACCCTGGTGTCCTGGCAAGGACCCCACCGCAGACCCTCGTATCCTGCCCCAggcccccaccccacccccagtatCCTGCCTCAGACCTCCCTAGGATCCCCATTATCCTGACCTAGACCCCTCCCCAGACTCCCCCATCCTATCTCAGGATCCCTGTTACTCTGCCCGGGACTCCCCCAGGCCCCCGCCGGACCCGATGTCCTGCCTTGGGCCCTCGCCTGGAGCCGATGACCTGCCCCAGACTCCCCCTGGACTGCAGCACCCTGTCCTAGGCACCCCATCTCACCCCAGCACCTTGGGTTCCTGCCCTGCACCACCCCCAGACCCTGGTGTCCTGCCATGGACCCCACAGACCCTGATAACCTGCCCCTGGGCCCCCTCTGGACCCCAGCATCCTACCCTGGAGTCCCCGCAGATGCTGATGCATGGCCCCAGACTCACATGGTCACCAGTATCCTGCCCCAGgccccccatcccctccccccaggACCCTCCAGTGATCACAGCACTCTTGAGTCTTGCAGTGCTTTATTGATAGGTCCAAACCTTTTTGGGCCCTGCCAGaaccccccagacccccccaccccccacccccccaccccatgggtgctgggaggTCAGGGGACGGTGACACGGTAGGGGCTGCCGGGGACATTGTCATCGCCCCAGCGCAGGATGAGGACATAGTCCCCCTTCTCCTTGACTGTGTAGGTGACGTTGTAGATCCGGTTGCCCATGTGCTTGACATAGACCTCCTCGCAGGGGGTCTTGGGGCCGTGGACCCCCACCATCAGCATGTTGGTACCTGGGGGGTCCAGCACTGGGTCCTCACTCTGCTCATGAGACCCCAGACGTCCCTGCTGGACCCTCACCTCAGGCTTGTTGCCTTGCCCAGCAGACACTGGACCCCCCCACCAGACCTGAGACCCCCCTCGCCAGACCCTGGACACCCTCCCTAACCCACAACATCCCCCTGGGACCCCTGACCACCTTGGACCCCCCCCAGACCCACCACATCTCCCACTAGCCCCTGGACTCCCCCACTGGACCTTCCCCTGACCTACTGTGTCCCCTGCCAGACCCCAGACCCATCCCAGACATCACCCCCAGAACACCCCAAGACTCTATTCACCCAGCACCTCCCACCCAGCACCTCAGGACCCGCCCCAGGCCCACCCCACGCACCGGCCTTGCTGCAGTCGACGGTGAAGTGGTTCTTCTGGCCAAGGAAGGCGGTGGCCAGCCCAGGCCCCCGTGCCACCACCTTCCCCGCGTCCGAAGAGAACTTGGGGAGACCCCCAAAAGTGGGGGGCCCCCGCGATGCTGTCCCTCCCCGTGTCATTGTCTCCACCAGCACCGTTGACGTCTCGTGCAGGCTGTGTCCTCCCGAGAGACGCGGGCCTGGGGGCGCAGGGATGCCATGAGCCcacccctggggacacccccagcCTGTCACCCCACTCTGGGGACTCCCTGCAGGCTCCCCAATATGTCACCCCAGGGACTCCCTACCACGTCACCCTGGGGCCCCTCTGTGACATGACCCTGGGGACCTCCAATCACGCCACCCTGGTGACCACCCCATCATGTCACCCTGGGGCCCCCCTGTCACACCACCCTGGAGACGCCCTGTCACCCAtcaccaccccccccccatcatTACCGGTGACCTTGGCCTTGAAGGGGCTGCCGACAATGTGGTGGGGGCCACCGTACTTGATGGAGATGAGGTAGTTGCCAGGGGCCATGGGGGTGTAGGTGACGCGGTGGCCCTCGGCACACTCCACGCAGTCCAGCTTCACCTTGGAGGGGCCATCAATGGTGACGGCCAGCGCGCCCGCCCCGGCGTTGGCCGTCTTCACCAGGAACTCCGAGCACACACCTGCACCAGGTGGGTCAGGTGCTGGCACCACACCGTGGCAGTCCCCACTTGCCACCACCCTATAGGCTTGGCTGTGTCCCTGTTGTCATCACCCCAAGGTATGGCTCCATACCACAGACACGTCCCA from Falco rusticolus isolate bFalRus1 chromosome 5, bFalRus1.pri, whole genome shotgun sequence includes the following:
- the LOC119149450 gene encoding calumenin-like; protein product: MMVRDERRFKMADKDGDLTATKEEFTAFLHPEEYDYMKDIVVQETMEDIDKNGDGFIDLEEYIGDMYSHDGDADEPEWVKTEREQFVEFRDKNCDGRMDKEETKDWILPSDYDHAEAEARHLVYESDQNKDGKLTKEEIVEKYDLFVGSQATDFGEALVRHDEF